A part of Pseudochaenichthys georgianus chromosome 23, fPseGeo1.2, whole genome shotgun sequence genomic DNA contains:
- the LOC117439096 gene encoding tetraspanin-9 yields MARGCICCVKYMLFLFNLVFWLGGCGLLGVGVWLSVSQGSFATLSPSFPSISAANLIITLGTVIMVTGFLGCLGAIKENKCLLLSFFIVLLIILLAELILLILFFVYMDQVSDNARRDLKEGLVLFNTDNNAGLRDAWNTIQGEWRCCGVNDYNDWFIALHDNGVPDRCCQQVYPGCGRNATNTFWTRGCYAKVEQWLDDNKHLLGTIAMCVLVIQLLGMAFSMTLYQQIHRAGKKYEA; encoded by the exons ATGGCTCGAGGTTGCATCTGCTGCGTTAAATACATGCTCTTCCTCTTCAACCTAGTCTTCTGG cTGGGGGGGTGTGGGCTGCTGGGGGTGGGGGTGTGGCTCTCGGTGTCTCAGGGCAGCTTCGCCACCCTGTCACCCTCCTTCCCCTCGATCTCCGCCGCCAACCTCATCATCACACTTGGCACCGTCATCATGGTGACCGGTTTCCTGGGTTGCCTTGGGGCCATCAAGGAAAACAAGTGTCTGCTTCTGAGT TTTTTCATCGTTCTGTTGATCATCCTCTTGGCAGAACTTATCCTCCTCATCCTGTTCTTTGTCTACATGGACCAG GTGAGTGATAATGCCAGACGGGACCTGAAAGAAGGCCTGGTGCTGTTCAACACTGATAACAACGCTGGTCTCAGGGATGCATGGAACACCATACAGGGAGAG TGGCGGTGTTGCGGTGTGAACGACTACAACGACTGGTTCATCGCCCTGCATGATAACGGGGTTCCTGACCGCTGCTGCCAGCAGGTTTACCCGGGCTGCGGACGCAACGCCACCAACACCTTCTGGACACGG GGTTGCTATGCGAAGGTGGAGCAGTGGCTGGATGACAACAAACACCTTCTGGGAACCATCGCCATGTGTGTGTTGGTTATACAG CTCCTTGGTATGGCTTTCTCGATGACACTCTACCAGCAGATCCACCGAGCGGGGAAGAAGTATGAAGCCTGA